From Nicotiana tabacum cultivar K326 chromosome 22, ASM71507v2, whole genome shotgun sequence, one genomic window encodes:
- the LOC107811331 gene encoding premnaspirodiene oxygenase-like translates to MTYLNLVIKETLRLHPSVSLLPPRECKEQTDIDGYTIPLKTRIIVNAWALGRDPESWHDPESFIPERFKNSSIKFMGNHFEFIPFGAGRRICPGILFGLVNVGLSLAQLLQHFEWELPHETNSQDLDMTEAHGLSAAKQKDLYLVATNYKNDAEF, encoded by the coding sequence ATGACATACCTAAATTTAGTGATTAAGGAGACACTAAGGCTACATCCTTCGGTTTCTCTTCTACCACCAAGGGAATGTAAGGAGCAAACAGATATTGATGGATACACTATACCACTTAAGACAAGAATAATTGTCAATGCATGGGCACTTGGGAGAGATCCTGAAAGTTGGCATGATCCTGAAAGTTTTATACCAGAGAGATTTAAGAACTCTTCTATCAAATTTATGGGAAATCACTTTGAGTTTATTCCATTTGGTGCAGGAAGAAGGATTTGTCCAGGAATACTATTTGGTTTAGTTAATGTTGGACTTTCACTGGCCCAATTACTCCAACACTTTGAATGGGAACTTCCACATGAAACTAATTCACAAGATCTGGATATGACCGAAGCACATGGATTAAGTGCAGCAAAACAGAAAGACTTATATTTAGTTGCCACAAATTATAAAAATGATGCAGAATTTTAG